From the genome of Burkholderia cepacia ATCC 25416:
ATCTCGCGGCGCTGACGCTGCTGCGCGACGTCGCGTGCGAAGCGATCGCCGGCACGCGCTGCCATGCACCGCCCGACAGCGTGCCGCGGCTGAGCCGGCGGGAAGTCGAATGCCTGCGCTGGCACGCGGCCGGCAAGACGTCGTGGGAAATCGGCCACATCCTGAACGTGACCGAGTCGTGCATCAATTTCCACTTCATGAACATCCGCCGCAAGTTCAACGTGTCACGTCGGCACGAAGCCGTGCTGCGAGCGGTCGAGTGGGGGCTGATCAGCATCTCCGACGTGACCGTGCCGACCTGATGCGGGCGCGTCGTCGAGCCAGCGGTCGAGAAACGCGCTGAGCCACGCGGCCGTCGCGCGGTCGTGCCGCCGGCCTTCGCGTGCCTGCGTCGCGAGGTCCTGCGCACCGGGCGCCGACAGCTTGTGCGCGGCGGCCGTGCTCCAGCGCCGCATCATCGGATAGCTCACTTCCGGATGAAACTGCACGCCGTATGCGCGCGGCCCGTAGCGCACGGCCTGGTTCTCGAAGTGCTCGCCGGTCGCGAGGATCTCGAGCCCGGCGACGCGTTCGAAGCCCTCGCGATGCCACTGGTAGACGTGCGACGGCCACGACCCGAGGCGCCGGCCGGCGGGCGTCGCGGCGATCGGCCAATAGCCGATTTCCGCGCGCCCGTCGCGATGCGCGCTCACGCGGCCGCCCAGGTGGCGGATCATCATCTGCGCCCCCAGGCAGACACCGAGAAAGGGCGCCGCCTCGCGCAGCGGCACGCCGATCCAGTCGATTTCATCCTGAATCCAGCGATCGCCGTCGTTGGCGCTCATCGGGCCGCCGAACACCACGGCGCCCGCATGGTCGGCAAGCGTCGCCGGCAGCGGATCGCCGAGCGGCGGGCGTCGAATGTCGAGCGGATGGCCGCGGGCGGCAAGCAGCCGGCCGATCCGGCCGGGGCTCGACTGTTCGCGGTGCAGGACGATCAGGATCGGACGAAGGGCGGAGTGCGTCATGTCGTGTCGAGAGGGTCGTGAGTTCGTGAAACCGCGAGGCCGTGTGAGTCGTCACGCGCAGAGTCAGCCCGGCTGACCGCGCAACGCGTCGAACGACACCATGACCTGTTCGCGATAGGCGGGGCGTCGGCTCAGGCGGGCATACCAGGCCTCGACGTGCGGCAACGGCGGCCGCTCGACGTCGAGCGAGAAATAGCGGAACAGCGTCGCGCCGGCCGGAATGTCGGCCAGGCCCGGCGTCGCACCGCCCAGGAAGGGCTGGGTCGACAGCAGCCGGTCGAGCAGCTGGAAATGCGTCGCGCTGCGTGCGGCCTTGTCGCGCACGAGCGCATCGTCGCGCCGCTCCGGCGGCGTTCGCACGAGCGCCCAGAACAGCCCGGTCATCACGTCGGGTTCGAGCGCGGTCTGCGACCAGTCCATC
Proteins encoded in this window:
- a CDS encoding glutamine amidotransferase; translated protein: MTHSALRPILIVLHREQSSPGRIGRLLAARGHPLDIRRPPLGDPLPATLADHAGAVVFGGPMSANDGDRWIQDEIDWIGVPLREAAPFLGVCLGAQMMIRHLGGRVSAHRDGRAEIGYWPIAATPAGRRLGSWPSHVYQWHREGFERVAGLEILATGEHFENQAVRYGPRAYGVQFHPEVSYPMMRRWSTAAAHKLSAPGAQDLATQAREGRRHDRATAAWLSAFLDRWLDDAPASGRHGHVGDADQPPLDRSQHGFVPT
- a CDS encoding glutathione S-transferase family protein yields the protein MLTVWGRRTSFNVQKVLWLIGELGVPYRHIAAGGEHGSLQTPAFAALNPTCRIPVIDWDGDVVWESHTILRYLAARVPNNPFWCRDAFARSRAERWMDWSQTALEPDVMTGLFWALVRTPPERRDDALVRDKAARSATHFQLLDRLLSTQPFLGGATPGLADIPAGATLFRYFSLDVERPPLPHVEAWYARLSRRPAYREQVMVSFDALRGQPG